Genomic DNA from Candidatus Krumholzibacteriia bacterium:
TGTTCCTGCATGGCGGCTGGGGACACCTGCTGGGCAACATGCTCTACCTGTGGATCTTCGGGGACAATGTCGAGGATCGTCTGGGCCGCCTGGGTTACTTGGCCTTCTATCTCTTTTGCGGCTGGTTCGCGACGATTTCGCACGCCTTCACGAATCGCGCCTCGATCGTGCCTTCCATCGGTGCGAGCGGCGCCATCGCCGGGGTCCTCGGCGCCTACCTCGTCATGTTCCCCAAGGCCCGCGTCCTGACCCTGATCCCGCTCGGCATCTTCATCCGTGTCGCGGAGCTGCCGGCGCTGATCGTGCTGGGCATGTGGTTCGTGCTGCAGGTCTTCAGCGGCACCTTGAGCCTCGGGCTCGGGGAAGGCGCCGGCGCCGGCGTCGCCTGGTGGGCGCA
This window encodes:
- a CDS encoding rhomboid family intramembrane serine protease encodes the protein MVLPLRDIQARRHFPVVTVMLIAVNVLVFLYEMQLGPRLEGWLMSTAFVPHQYFAPGNWVGDGRSVLVSMFLHGGWGHLLGNMLYLWIFGDNVEDRLGRLGYLAFYLFCGWFATISHAFTNRASIVPSIGASGAIAGVLGAYLVMFPKARVLTLIPLGIFIRVAELPALIVLGMWFVLQVFSGTLSLGLGEGAGAGVAWWAHIGGFVAGMVLGWIFRGRGQRSRAFREE